From Pseudomonas putida, one genomic window encodes:
- a CDS encoding ABC transporter substrate-binding protein — MLKALCYSLCLSLPLAASAQAASVVFLNPGLPGETFWASYSRFMQAAADDLGMTLQVQYGARNAERALGQARAVLKGPQRPDYLVLVNEQYVAPQILRLAQGSEVKLLLVSNGLTASQASGIEAQPAKYGALLGALTANDEQAGYQMLHQMVALLPRSNAPVDLVAFAGIKTTPASQLREQGMRRALADFPQVRLRQVVYGGWDRQRAFEQAQQLLQRYPGTQLVWSANDEMAFGAMRAFEAAGRKPGRDVVFSAINSSPEALRARIDGRLGVLMGGHFSLGGWAMVMLHDDAHGVDIARDAKRDHVLPVLQSVDPLKAKRWLKLAEQDDFGVDFKRFSAEGRPPAYRYPFLTSPVDY; from the coding sequence TGCTACAGCTTGTGCCTGAGCCTGCCGCTGGCAGCCAGCGCTCAGGCCGCTTCGGTGGTGTTCCTCAACCCGGGGCTGCCCGGTGAGACGTTCTGGGCCAGCTACTCGCGCTTCATGCAGGCGGCCGCTGACGACTTGGGCATGACGCTGCAGGTGCAATACGGCGCACGCAACGCCGAGCGTGCACTTGGTCAGGCGCGGGCTGTGCTCAAGGGACCGCAGCGCCCGGACTACCTGGTGCTGGTCAACGAGCAATACGTTGCGCCGCAAATCCTCCGCTTGGCGCAAGGTAGCGAGGTCAAGCTGTTGCTGGTCAGCAACGGGCTGACTGCCAGCCAGGCGAGCGGTATTGAGGCTCAGCCCGCAAAATACGGCGCTTTATTGGGGGCCTTGACGGCCAATGACGAGCAGGCCGGCTACCAGATGCTGCACCAGATGGTCGCCTTGCTGCCGCGCAGTAACGCGCCTGTGGACCTGGTAGCTTTCGCCGGGATAAAGACCACGCCCGCCTCGCAGTTGCGTGAACAAGGCATGCGCCGCGCCCTGGCCGACTTCCCTCAGGTGCGACTGCGGCAGGTGGTTTACGGCGGCTGGGACCGGCAGCGCGCCTTTGAACAGGCGCAGCAGTTGTTGCAGCGCTACCCGGGTACCCAACTGGTGTGGTCGGCCAACGACGAAATGGCGTTCGGCGCCATGCGCGCTTTTGAAGCTGCGGGGCGCAAGCCTGGACGAGATGTGGTGTTCAGCGCCATCAACAGTTCCCCCGAGGCCTTGCGCGCGCGCATCGATGGGCGCCTGGGCGTGTTGATGGGTGGGCATTTCAGTCTCGGCGGTTGGGCCATGGTCATGCTGCATGACGATGCCCATGGTGTGGATATCGCTCGGGACGCAAAGCGCGACCATGTGCTGCCTGTTTTGCAGTCGGTCGATCCGCTCAAGGCCAAGCGCTGGCTCAAACTGGCGGAGCAGGACGACTTTGGTGTGGACTTCAAGCGCTTCAGCGCCGAAGGGCGCCCGCCTGCTTACCGTTACCCCTTCCTCACGTCACCTGTCGACTACTGA
- a CDS encoding DUF2970 domain-containing protein, translated as MDDSSQGKPPTFWQMLHSILAAALGVQSGKNRARDFTHGKASHFIALGALFTLVFILVLIGLVQLALHLTAR; from the coding sequence ATGGACGATTCCAGCCAAGGCAAACCTCCTACCTTCTGGCAGATGCTGCACAGCATCCTCGCCGCCGCACTGGGCGTACAGAGCGGTAAAAACCGCGCGCGCGACTTCACCCATGGCAAGGCCAGCCATTTCATCGCGCTCGGCGCACTGTTCACCTTGGTGTTCATCCTGGTCCTGATCGGCCTGGTACAACTGGCGCTGCACCTGACCGCCCGCTGA